TCTTGTTATATTACTCAATTGCATACATTACCCAAGGCACTGCAGTTGCGCACACCAGGGCTGTTAATACCACACCGATTACCAGTCGTCTTATATCATCACTCCGTTATTTAAATTATCAGTGTTCCCCGTCTTATCATATTTCTATGAAAGAATCAATTCTTATCCGTAAAAAAGACTAGTACACCGCCGGCCTCATAATCACACTATTGATCGTTCTCATTCATCCTCACTCTGGATTCTATCGAAACGATACCTATCCTTCACGGAAAAAGTGCCGTCCGGGTTTTTTTTATACATCGAGGGCGGGTCGAACAGGTCCATCACAAATTCCCACTCGAAATCCAAGCGGGATCTGTTTTCCTCAAACCATTCTTCACCACGCCTGTCTATCAATCGCTGGTCAAGAAACGCTTTTAGCCCCTGTTCGTCTACCCTTTGTTCGTAAGGCATTATTCCTTGCCCGCTCCCAGAAGCGTCATTGCCCCGTCGAAGCCGTGCTCCTCGATGAGCGCGAGAAGTAAGTTCATCCGATCTTCCCCGAACAGCCGAAAGAAGGCGTCGATAATGTGATCGAAGGGGAGGTCCGGCCAGTGCCCCACGTCTTTCAGGTACACGATGGAGAGGTTTCCCGATCGGTCGTATTTCGGGAAGACGCCGTCGTGTACACCGTCGAACTCCACGGGAATGAGCCCCAATAGATCGCACATCTCGATGTTGAAGGCCGGGGTGGCCTTTCGCCAGCGGCCTTCGATGAAAAATTCCGTGAAGCCGTGGCTGAAGATGATGTCCGTACCCTGGAGTTCCAAGAGCTTCTTTGGGAGCTGGTGGTTTTGAATGTCCGCAAAGCCGAGGCGGGTGGGGATATTCACGGCCCGGCCCAGGGCGGCCAGAACCACCGCCTTCTGGATACAGTAGCCGTATCCCCGTTTCAGCACCGTGCTTGCCCGGTAGAAATCCGGGTGGTGAAAGGGGGAGTAGGGATTATACCTGACGGCGTCCCGGGCATGATAGAACAAACGCGACGCCCTCTCGGCGTCGGTGGATGCGGCGGCCGTGAGCGACTGTGCCAGTTCGACGATCGTCGGGTGATCGCTGTCGATAATGTCCGTGGGATTGATGTACTGTTCCATCGAATTTTTTTCGTCTGTCATATGTTCTCCGATCGGAATTGAAGACGGATTGCTCGGTTACAAAAGGCCCTTTTTTTCAAGGAGCATCTCCATGAAGGCGTCCACCCTGGTTTGGAACTGGGCGGGGGAAAAATTGCGATCATCCATGTGATCGGCGTCGATGACCACCGACGGGATGTCCAGCTCCTCCTCCAGCGCCCGCTTGATGTCCGCCTGTCCCAGGGTGATGGGAACGCATGACTTGTTGGAATGGAGCAGCGCTCCGTCGATCTTGTATTCCCTGCATGCCTTGAGGACCATCTCTTTTCTGGTCTCCACGGACACGCAGGAGACCAGCGGATAGGACTTGAGGGTTTTCATCGCTAAAGCCTTTAGGGGATCGGACGTGTCCATGCGGATGGACCAGGCCGCCGAGTAGGTCTCGGCCACCACAACGGCCCCCATTTTTTCAAAGTAGTTAAACAGGCCCATATTGTACCAGAGGGGGATGTTGTCCCAGAAGAGGCGAAGCCGCTCGTCCTCGATAATGCCGACGCCGTTTTCCGCCCGTTCTTTCAGCTCGTCCCGCACCTTGGTGAGAAAGTCGACGGCGATCTGGGTTCCCTGGCGGGTCACCAGCACGAACATGATGCCGATCTCCGCCGCCGAGATGGGCGTGGGCACATGGCGGCGATAGGTGCAGATCTCATCCCACAGGGCGCAGGATTCATCCGAGAGCCGCACGACGTCCGCGAGGCGGTCGTAATCGAGCTTTCTGCCGGTGGTTTCGGTGAGAAATTCGATGAGCTGTTTCATCTGGTGTACGGCGTATTCCACGTGGTGGGGCTGGATATGTTCCAGGGCCACCTGGGGCAGGTCCCCGCGAAACACTTTCGCGTTGGGGAAGCGATGCTCCATGATCTGGAAAATCTTCATGGCGGGTATGCACCCGCCGCTGGCGTATACCAAAAGATCCGGCTCCGGGAGCCCCCCCAGGGGGACCTGATCCCCCCCCATCATGCCGTGGACGAAGCCGACGATGTTCCGAAGGTACCCGCATAAATCCTGGGAATATCCCATGCCCTCGGCCACCTCGAAATTGGCCGGCGTCAGGCCGAAGGCGGCGCAGACCGGTGACCAGTTCTCCGGGAAGACCGGCTGCAGGTCCATGGCGTAAAACAGCTCGATGGCCCCGTTCATGGGGGGCATCCAACCCACCGGTTTTCCCTCGGCCTTCGCCTGATGACATTCCAGGTAAAACTCCGTGACCACCCGGTTCAGTTCCTTCGCCGTGGCCAGCCGTTTGGTGGACTTTTTCGTCTTTTCCATTTCAATCCCCAATCATCTCGAAAAAACCCTGCAGACGGGTGGCCGCCTGTCCTTCCATGACACCGGTCTCCTCAATCTCAATAACGAGATACGGCACGCCCTCCTCCCGAAGACTCCGGCCCACAATGGGGATATCCGTCAGGTGCGGGGTGCAGAATTTCTGGATGAGGAACACCACGCCCCGGGCGCCGGAGCGACGGGCCAGGTCCAAAAGCAGCGGCGCCCTTGTTTTCGCCAATTGCCGTGAGGGGCACGGAAAATGGGCGATGGAGCGCTCGATGAGCCGATGGACGGCCTTTTTGCCGTCACCGGAAGGGGGGTCGAAATAACGAAAGCCGGTGCACAGGTCGTCGGCCACAATCCTGCCGCCGGATCGCTCGATAAGGTCGAATATACTCCGATCCTCCACCAGGCTTCCGGATACCAGTATCGGCGTGCCGTCCTGTGTGTGTGATCCCTTTTCGGTGTTTGCCTTCAGGGATGAAACCAACTCGGAGAGGAGTTTCTCCGCCCGCTCCGGCGGCGTCACCTGGACGCCCCGTATCACCGTGTAGAAATCCCCGGCGGAAAGAAGGAGTTCTCCCTTGTACCTTTTGTCGTAAAGCCACAGGACCGTAAGGCGTATGTCGTCGTAGATATCCAGGGAATTTGAAAGTGCGGTGTCGGAGAATTCCAGGCCGTGATCGGCCAGGCGCTCGGTCAGGTTCTTAAGCTCCTGTTCGAAAAAGAGCTTCGCGGATGAACTGTCCCCATATGGCAGAGATAGAATATGATAGAAAGAAAGCGGGATGTTTCCCTTCCAGACGTTGAACATGCCGCACGCGACATCGCAACTGTATCCCTGTACCAGACCGAAGAGGTTCTCATAGTCACCGGAGAGGGCCCGCTCTAATCCTGCGCGCATGTAGGGGCAGACGAACGAGGGAACGAGCCCGTCGGCGCGGTCGATGCGCATCGGGCCGCCGCTGATGCGCACAGGTACTGCGCCGGTGGCGTGGATCAATTCCACGGGCGTATAGGTACAGAAGTACCCGATGGCCTTTTTCCCGCTTTGGGATATCTCGTCGATCAGCTCCCCGGGATGTTCCAGCGCCCGGGTGAATTCGGACATGAAGTCTGTGGGAGAAGACATGCTCGCCTCTTCTGTCAGGATATCAATTCTCCTCAGAATAGCGGGAACCGAAGGCAAAATCAAGGGAAAGATATGCCTTTCGGCGATGGCGGGGTGAAAAACTTCTTGCCAAGCGAGACGGTTTTTTCTATCATCAAGGGAGGAAACAAGGAGTGTTGTGTGACATGTCGGCAAATCTGACCCCGGAATATTTAAAGGCGGAAGAGAGCTACAAACAGGCCAAGGAGCCCGAGGAGAAGCTTCGCTATCTGGAGATGATGCTCTCCACGATCCCGAAACACAAAGGGACCGACAAGATGCAGGCGGACATCAAGCGGCGCATCTCCCGAACCAAGGAGTCCCTTGAAAAGCGGTCGAAGTCGAAGCGATACAACCCGTACCAGGTCGAGCGGGAGGGCATCGCCCAGATCGCCGTGGTGGGGGCGCCCAATGCCGGGAAGTCCTGCCTGGTTTCGGCCCTGACCAACGCAAAGTGCCAGGTGGCCGACTATCCGTACACCACCGTCAAGCCGGTGCCTGGCATGATGCAGTTTGAAAACGTTCAGATACAGCTTGTGGATCTGCCCCCCGTCTCGGAGGAGTTTACCGAGGCGGCGATGGTCTCCATGATCAGAAACGCCGACAGGGTGCTTTTTGTCTTCGACGCGTCAGATCCCGACCCGATGGCGAAAATCGAGGAGGTCAGGGACGTGCTCAAAGAGCACAAGGTGTTTATCCACAGGGACCCGGAGAGGAAATTTAACCCGGACGGAGACGCATATTTAAAGGGAATGCTGCTTGCCAACAAGGCCGACGCCGAGGGTGCCGAAGCGAACATAGCGGAGATCACAGAGCTCTACGGCGAGGAATATCCGATCCACATCGTTTCCGCCCTGAGGGGAGACGGGCTGGAGGATCTCAGGCGGATGATCTTCGATACGCTGGGAGTCATCCGGATTTATACCAAGTCCAGGGGGAAGGAGCCGAATTTCGACGAGCCGGTGGTGCTCAAGCGGGGGGCGACGCTTTTGGACTTCGCCGCGGAGATTCACAAGGATTTCGTGAAGTCGATGAAGTATGCGAAAATCTGGTCCAAGAACACGGACAAATATGACGGTCAGATGGTCAACCGGGACGAGGTCCTGGCGGATGAGGATATTATACAGCTTCACATGTAATCTTCCGGAAGGTGCGAGGTTCCATTCCCGCAAGCGGTGACAGAAGGAGAAAAAAGATGACCGACGTCCCCCGGCCGGGGAGGGACACTCCCTCCGATGACCTCGTTCGTTCGCTGTTGGAACAGTCATGTACCATCGCCGTTGTCGGTCTTTCGCCGAAGGAAACCCTGCCCAGCCATCGGGTGGCCGCATACATGAAGGGTGCGGGGTTCCGCATCATCCCGGTGCGGCCGCTGGTGAAAGAGGTATTGGGGGAGGCGGCCTACGGCGATCTTGCGGATATTCCTCTTTCTGTAGACGTTGACATTGTCAATATCTTCCGTCGTTCCCAGGAGGTTGTGCCCATTGTGGAGGCCGCCGTGACGCGAAACGGCCTTCGGGCGGTATGGATCCAGGAAGGGGTTATCAATCGGGAAGCGGCCCGGATCGCCCGGGAGGCGGGCGTGCTGGTGATCATGGATCGCTGTATTTTAAAAGAACATGCAAGATTAATAGGGGGATGACATGATATCTGCTGCTGATGGTCAGGTACGGGGAGGGGGCTGGCGCTTCGTCGTCGCCGTCGTCATCGTGGGAGCGGTTTTATATTTCTTCTTTCTGAGGGAAAAAGAGGTTGTAGAATGGGCGCCGGTTGAGGATACCGGATGGCCCTCGAAGACAGAGGCGGTTACCGAGATGCGCCTGAATCTGAGCGCCGTCGTCAACGCCGAGAAAAATTACCACCAGCTCAACGGCATATATATTCCCTGCGGCCCGAACCCGGCTGAGATGCCGACAGAACGGGTGCCGTGGAATCCATCGGCCGCCGCGGGCTGGGACGATTTGATGGTATCCCTTCCGGGAAACACCTGGTTTCAGTACGAGGTGGTGGTGACCGGGGATCATTTCGAGGCGTTCGCCCGCACCCGGGTCGGGGGTGAGGAGTTGGTCTATTCCATGGATAAAAACGGGACGCTGAACTCCAGGTAGAAAAGGACCCGGTGTCGTCGGGCCGATTCCCAACATCCAGAGTTATCCAGAAGAAATAAAAATACACAGGCCGGAGAGGATGCCCTCTCCGGCCTGTTTTCTTACATGATATCGATCCGATCCCGACGGGTCGCATCCTCTGCGGGATGTGCGCCCGGGTTCCAAGCGAAATCCTCGCGGCGATGTCCGGCTATTTCGCCTCTTTGTCCTTGAACAGCTCGCCGATGCCGCCGATACTGCCCAGCACCCCCGATGCCTCGATGGGGAGGAATATCTTCGTCGCCTGGCCGTTTGCGATGGTGCCCAGGGTCTCCAGGTACCTGATGGCGATGAGGTCGTTGGTGGGGTTGCCGTTGTGGATGGCCCCGTATACCGTTTCGATGGCTTCCGCCTCCCCCTGGGCGATGGCGATCTTCTGGTACTTTTCCGCGTCCGCCACCTTGCAGATGGCTTCCGCCTGCCCCTCGGCCTTCAGGATGGCCGCCTGCTTGGTTCCCTCTGCCTCCAGGATCGTCGCCCGCCGATCCCGCTCCGCCTTCATCTGGCGGTGCATGGCGTCGGTCACGTCCGCCGGCGGCTCGATGCGCTGGAGCTCCACCCGGGTGACCTTTGTCCCCCACTTGTCGGTGGCCTCGTCGAGAATCTCCCGCAGCTTCGAGTTGATCAGTTCCCGGGACGTTAGGGATTGATCCAGGGCCAGGTCGCCCACGAGGTTCCTCAGGTTTGTCTGGGCAAGCTTCGTGGCGGCGGTATAGAAGTTGGTCACATTGTAGGCCACCTTGACCGGATCGGTCACCTCGTAGTAGACCACGGCGTCCACCTCCACCACCACGTTGTCCTTCGTGATCACGTCCTGGGGGGGGACGTCCACCACCTGTTCCCGCATGTCGATTTTTCTCATGGTCTCCAGGAACGGGATGACGATTGTCAGGCCGCTGTCGACGGTGCGCGTGTATCTTCCCAGCCGCTCTATCAGCCCCTTTTCCCAGGGCCGGACGATCCGTATGCCGGTGGCCATGATGATAAAGACAAGAATAAACAAAAAGACCAGAAGCGCAATGACTCCACCCATGATATTATTTCTCCTCTTTTTTTTGTACGATCAGGTGTGTTCCCTCTATCCCGGTCACGAAGATGGGCGTCCCCTCGGGGATGACCTCGCCGGATTCGCTTTCCGCCCGCCACTCGTCATAATCGACGCGCACCCTGCCGGTGTTCTTCTTTGGGTCGATCTCGACAATGACCACCCCCGACTTATTGACGAACCGATCCGCGCCGATTCCCGGCGGCTGGGATCCGGTGATCCGGTCGGCGAGTTTTCGGGTTGAGGCGAAGAGTATACCCGAAAGCACCACGAACACCGTAACCTGCACTATGGGACCCACACCCAGGAGGGCAAGAACTCCGGTGACCGCGGCGCCGACTCCGAACCATAAAAGAAAGAATCCCGTGGTGAATATCTCGCCGATAACACACAGTATGGCGAGAGCGAACCAGATGAGCCAAATCTTCTCCATCGGCCTCCCCTCTCATGACGATATGTACACATATTGATACACCAGGCAGTTAATGATACATGTCGTCGTTTGAGATGTCAAGGGTTGTAATGAAAGGCGGTTGATGAGTTGTACACCGAGGGGAAAATCACACGATATCGCCGTCCTTCGCGGGGCGCTCACGGTCTTTTCTCCTCCCATTCTCCTTGTGTTTTTCTGTGTTGGTCGATACAATCAAAGGGAGATATCTTTCATACGGTATTGATGGGTTGTGCGACACGGTGGCTATCAAGCGGACACCACTTTACAAAAGCGGAATCTCTCTCGTCGAAGACGGCTTAAATCGATGGGTTGAATACACCCGCTATCCGGGCATGCGGTATGAGTATCTGGAGATCGGCGAAACAGAGCGAAGGATTCTCAACGGGGAGACCATTCGGAAGGCCTTCGTGACGGGGCTTACCACCGAGGGCTTTTCCCGGGTCATGGCGGATACGGGGATGGGGGAACGCGATTCCATCAGGATCGAGGGGGAATCTCTCACCGTCTGCGTTCCGATCGTCATCAAGGAGTCCATCATTCATGTAACGGCGCTCCAGGGGTTGATCCTCGACCCCACCCACGGAGACATGGCCCTGGACGCCTCATTTAATCCCAAGACGGATGCCGCGCCCAATCATTTTCTGAGCGCGGTCAATTGTACGGGCACGCAGTTTCAGGGGAGCGTGAGTGTCACGGGGGCGGAGTTCTCCAACCTGATTTTTTTCGAGGGGACCGGATTTCATGACGTCGCCGATTTCACGGGCGCCGTCTTCTTTGACACCGCGGTGTTCAAGGGAGCCCGTTTTATAAAAGATACGACATTCGACCGCGCGACGTTTCACGGTACGGCCCAATTTGTAGCAGTCGAGTTTCAAGGGAGGGCGTCGTTTGAAGACGCCGTCTTTTTTGAAAACGCATTCTTTACCGAAACCCGATTTTTCGACGAAGCTCGAATGGTCGGCTCCCACTTCGCACAAATGTTGTATGCTCCCGCATCGGTGTTCGGGAAGGACGCGCTCTTCGATCGCTCCTGTTTCTGCCTGGTCGTAGAGATGAAGGACGCGGTTTTTAAAGGTGTGCTGTCGGTCGGCAATGCGGTGGGAAATGTCTTGTCCCTCGATGGGGCACAGGCAAGCGGGCCCGTTCGGATAGTAGACACCCCCTTTTCCGTGTTGGATTTTACCGGCGCCCGGTGCGAACGGGACGTGACTCTCTTCGGGAGCCGCTGGGAGGAGAGCATGGATGATATCTGCAATGTCGTGTCCCGAGGCATGGACATTCAGGAAGGCGGGACGTCCGATGAAAGAGAAGGTGATGAGCGGGAGCGGTGGGTAAAGCGGCGTATTGAAGAGACGGAAACCGTGGCGGCGATGCATCGGGAACGGGGGCGTATTGTCGATATGGTGGGACTTGAAGACATCCGTGTGGATGGATGCTTTCGCTGTGATTTTTCACACCTTGAGCCGTCGAGCCGGGAGTTCCCGGTGCTGGACAGCCACCGCCGGGCGTTGAAAAACAGGGACCCGGAAGGGAGCGAGGGAAATCGCGCGGCATGGCGTCGGGCGGAGGGGGAGTACGCCTGGCTCGTCGATCAATACGACCGACAGGGCATGGTTGATGATGAAGAGTCAGCGAGGCTCTGGCAGAGCGAGTGCAGGATTCGGGGGCTTTCCGGCTGGAAGATGCGGCTTTTCAGGATTCACCAGCAGAACGTGAAATGGAGAAGGGACAGGAAAAAGAAAAAGGAGTCATCCAATACGGAAAAAAATCGGAAAGGCGGAGTCTCTCCCGGTTCGAAGAATGATTGAAATATGTCGGCGCTTCGCCTTGTTTCCGTGTCATTTATATATATCACTATCGCCTCATGTCTTCCTGACGAGCGGTGCCGCGCCCAACCGATCCGTTATATAACCGGATAAAAGTCCCCGGTGAGGGGCGGCGCGTGTGCCGCCGCTTTTTGTCTGCGATGATGGTTTTCAGAACCGATTCGTGTGCATGACATCCGAAAGCTTCCGCTTGGGGACCATGTGGGTGCCGTCCGGCTCCCGGTAGTATCGCGTGTCTTCGCCCTCGGTATCAATGGCCACGGCCCGTTCCGCCGGGTGCCCCAGGGCGATGACCGCGTCGACGGCGTACCCCTTTGGGATTGAGAGAAGCTTCGTCATGCCCTCGCGGTCCACGTTGACCACAAAACAGCTCCCCAGCCCCCGGGCGGTCGCCTCAAGCATGATATTCTCCCCCGCCGCTCCTACGTCCCACTGATAACCGCTCTTCATGATGCGTGTGTTCACCAGGATCACGATGTATGCCGACGGACGCTCGTCGAACGTCGGCCTTTCTTCGTCCGAAAGAAGAGCCGCCAACCGGATGAGGGAAAAACACTCGTCCACCGGTCCGTCTTCATCCACGATGATATATTCGAGGGGCTGGAGGTTCGCCGCCGCCGGCCCCAATCTTGCCAGGTCCACGAGAGTGACGAGGAGGCTCTTCTCCACCGGCATTCTCTGAAACCGCCGTATGGTCCTTCTTGTCCGTATTGCATCGGCCACATTCATAGACGTCCTCCATGAAACATGTTTCCCATCTTACCGGCGAATCGGGCCGTTGTCCAGCCCCGTTCATAAATTTTATATTTCCATCGGTTGCTTCATACAATTGAGCGGTGATTATTCTTACATAAGGAGCGACGATATGGATGACACATATGTCATGGGCGCTTCCGGATCGATTGCGGGAAACGAGACGATTCCCGCCTCCCCGGCCGGAGAGACGACCGCACCCGTTCCCGGGGATGACACCGGACAGCGACAATTTTCCGAGGAGTACGTGCGGGAGCTTCGCGAGGAGAACAAGGCCAGACGCCTGGAAAACCTGAAGCTTAAAGAAGAGATCGACGGCCTGAAGACGAAACTGACCGAGGCCGTGCGGGAGATTTCCGCGGCCCTGGGATTGGATAACACGCAATCGATGGAGACGGTCATCCGGGCGGCGGTGGAGGGCGTGAACACCGCCCGGGAAGCCCTGATATTCGCCGCGTTTCAGGCGGAGGCCCAAAACGCCGGCATGGCCGATGATGTGATCGGTGATGCCTTCGCCCTGGCGGACACCGGCGGCATTGCGGTGGATCCGGTCACCCGGGAGGTGACCGGCGCGGCCCAGGCCGTGTCGGACCTGTTCGACCGAAAGCCCTATCTCTTCGAAAATCCGTATGCAAAAAAGGACGTAGGCGCCGAGACGAACCCAGCGTCGGATCGAATGATCCCGTCGGCGGATGTGGAGAGGCTGGCGGCGGAGCTGGGGGTGAGCCCCGAGTTTGCCCGGGAGCTCTCCCGCTCGAGAAGCGATCGCCTGGGGAAAGGCGTTCCCCTGGCGGACCTGTGGCGGCGTCCCAGGATACGGAAGCTCTCGATTTTTTCACAAGACACATGATTGACTGAAAGAAGGAGATTTATATGGCACCCTATATGAAATACGGCTATTCATACGGCCCCAGGGTGGTGATTACGGCGAAGGTGGCCGATACTGGCGCCATCGATGACGGAGATATTGTGGTGCTGGACGCCGTCGGCGGAGCGACCGGCTCCGGATACGTCAAGAAGTGGTCCGCGGCCACGGACGCGGTGGTGGGGGCGGCCCTGGAGAGCGTCGAGACCGCACCGGCGGCGGACGGCGGCGATACCGTCCAGGTGGTCCTGGCACTCCCCGGCACGGTCTTCGTGTATCCGGCGTCGGGCGTCACCCAGGCCGCGTGTTTTCAGTGCTGTGACATCGACGGCGGACAATCCATCGATTTCGACGCGGACACCTATCAGAACGCATGGATCGTTGAGGTGGACGAGGACATGGATTTGGCGTATGTGATGTTCAAGGGCCCCTTCACCGATGTGGGTGCGGCCGGCACCATCGACTACGGCGTGGCCTAAGGAGGAACGACATGGGAATAATGGTAGGCAGTAACTTTCCCCGGGCTCTGGCCCAGGATCTGTACGAGTGGTACTTCGAGGCGTACGACGCCGAGGAGACCGTGTACGACAAGATCATCGAGGTCATCCCGATGGATTCCGGCGACGGAATCAAGGGGACGGAGGTCATCGGCGTCTCGAAGCTCAAAGAGGTACCGGACGGCCAGGAAATCCCCCTGACCGAGCCGCTGGAGGGCTGGACCTGGTACATCAAGTTCAAGACATACAAGGACCAGATCGCCGTCACCGACGATATGCTCTCGGACCTGATGGGCGGGAAGATCAGCGGCGACCTGATGGAGTTCGCCCGGGGCTGGGGCGAGGGGGTGCGCATCACCGAGGAGGAGGCCGTGGCCCGGCTCTTCAACGCGGGAACCCTCACCGCGGGGGATAAACCAGCGTTCGACGGGAGCTTCACCGGCGAGGACGATCCGCATCCCGCCCACATCTACGACGGGAAGCCGTTTTTTGCGCCCTCGGGCTCGGGCCACCCCTTCAAGCTCGACGCATCCAGCGTGCTGGGGAATCTCACGGAGTCGCTCAACCTTGATTACTCGAACATCCAGACGGTTTATACGGCCATGAGCGTCGCCAACGCAAAAAACGAGCGGGGCGACAACATCAGGATCGAGCCGAACGTGATCGTCACCAATCCGAACAATCGCTTCGTGCTGGATCAGATCCTCAAGAGCGACTACGAGATCGACAACTACGGCAACAAGAACGTCATCGGAAACCTGTTTGTGCCGGTCTACTGGCGGTATCTCGAGGATACCGACGCCTGGTTCATGGGCGTGGCCAAGCGCGGCATCCGCTTTTACGACAGGATGCCTCCCAAGATCACCGTCTACCGGGACGAGAAGACCGACACCTGGTTTGCGAAGGTCAAGCGCCGTTTCGGTGTGGGCGTGGTCCAGTGGCGTTACTGGTACGGCTGCAACCAGGCCGCCAGTTAATTTATAATTCGTGTCCCGGGGGAGTGGCTCCCCCGGGATGCATCGCTTGAAGGAACAGGAGCATGGCGATTATCAGCGATATTCAGCTTTCCACCAATCGGTATTTCGAAGACCAATCCGGTACCGCGCTGACCGGGTCCTTTACGGCCCAGTCCTTTGGGTTTTCGTCGTTCTCCATACTGATCATCAACGACGACGCCGCGGGGCATATCGAATATTCGTTCGACGGCGAGCACGTCCACGGGCGGCTTCTTGCCGGGGAGTCGAGGGTGATGGACTTTCGCCGCCAGCGCCGGATGTGGCTTAGAGGCGAGAGCGGCGGCGAATTGTATCGGCTGGAGGTGTATTGATGAGCGGATTTTTACGGAGGGCCGATGCGCCCGGCCCGAAGAGGAAGACGGCGAAGAGGCGCGCCGAGAGGCCACAGAAAAAGCAGGCGATGAACAAGACGGCGAAAAAGGCCGGTGGGGTGACGGCGGAGGAGACGGGAAGGGGAGCGACGGGACAGGCAGTGAGGGAGACGGATCAGGAGACGATGAAGGGGACGGAAACGGAGACGGCGGCGAAGGGAACACGACAAGAAGACTTCGATGCACGGGACAGGCGGGGGGGATGACATGGGATTCACGAAAGAACAGCTCGACGCCGTTGAGGAACAGATCGCAAGCCTCAAGGCCGAGAGCTTCAGCGTGGGTGAGCTGAGCGTCGATCAGGAGAAGACGCTGGCCGCCCTCATCCGCATGCGGGATGTCATCCGGGCGGGACTCAACAGGGGCGGGGGGATTTCTTTCGGAAGGTCCCGGCTCACCGGTGTGGACGAGTGAGATGTCCCGATACAAACATGTTTTTTACACAAAAACCGCCCGCCTCTCGGGGCCGCCGGTCCATACTCCTTTTGGATATGACGGGATCACGGGGAGGCGGGTGATGTATTGTTGTTTTTTTCATTCCCCTTCCTCATAAACACCAGCGTCAGTGTGTCCGACTCCTTCTTGGTTCGAAAAATCTCATACCCCAGCTTTTTGTAGAGGCCGATGCTTTTTTCGCTCTTGTGGCCGGTGAAGAGGTCGAAGGAGCGGGCCTCGGGGAAGCGTGACTCAATTTCCCTCATCAACATCCTCCCGATGCCGCGGTTCTGGAGCTCAGGCAAAACAGAGAGCCGCCCGATCAGGCATCTTTCCCCTTTCATCCTTCCCCGGACCGCCCCCACGATAACGCCGTTTTTCACCGCCTTCAGAACTGTGTACGCTTCAAAGCTCTCCCGTATTGTCTCCTCGGTCTCTGTCAGCGGCGGAAGCGCAGGATCGCCGTAGAGCTCCCCCTGGGGAGCGAAGGCCCGTTTCTGGACCGCCAGGATCTCTTT
The sequence above is a segment of the Candidatus Zymogenaceae bacterium genome. Coding sequences within it:
- a CDS encoding pentapeptide repeat-containing protein, which produces MAIKRTPLYKSGISLVEDGLNRWVEYTRYPGMRYEYLEIGETERRILNGETIRKAFVTGLTTEGFSRVMADTGMGERDSIRIEGESLTVCVPIVIKESIIHVTALQGLILDPTHGDMALDASFNPKTDAAPNHFLSAVNCTGTQFQGSVSVTGAEFSNLIFFEGTGFHDVADFTGAVFFDTAVFKGARFIKDTTFDRATFHGTAQFVAVEFQGRASFEDAVFFENAFFTETRFFDEARMVGSHFAQMLYAPASVFGKDALFDRSCFCLVVEMKDAVFKGVLSVGNAVGNVLSLDGAQASGPVRIVDTPFSVLDFTGARCERDVTLFGSRWEESMDDICNVVSRGMDIQEGGTSDEREGDERERWVKRRIEETETVAAMHRERGRIVDMVGLEDIRVDGCFRCDFSHLEPSSREFPVLDSHRRALKNRDPEGSEGNRAAWRRAEGEYAWLVDQYDRQGMVDDEESARLWQSECRIRGLSGWKMRLFRIHQQNVKWRRDRKKKKESSNTEKNRKGGVSPGSKND
- a CDS encoding nitroreductase family protein, whose translation is MNVADAIRTRRTIRRFQRMPVEKSLLVTLVDLARLGPAAANLQPLEYIIVDEDGPVDECFSLIRLAALLSDEERPTFDERPSAYIVILVNTRIMKSGYQWDVGAAGENIMLEATARGLGSCFVVNVDREGMTKLLSIPKGYAVDAVIALGHPAERAVAIDTEGEDTRYYREPDGTHMVPKRKLSDVMHTNRF
- a CDS encoding GNAT family N-acetyltransferase, with protein sequence MTITEAHPDDAKEILAVQKRAFAPQGELYGDPALPPLTETEETIRESFEAYTVLKAVKNGVIVGAVRGRMKGERCLIGRLSVLPELQNRGIGRMLMREIESRFPEARSFDLFTGHKSEKSIGLYKKLGYEIFRTKKESDTLTLVFMRKGNEKNNNTSPASP